The nucleotide window ACGAAACTAAACTTAAATACATTTTCGAAAGGACCCTCTCTCTTATTGATGAATTTCATCCTGATGAAGTGGCCCTTGAGGCTCCTTTTTACGGAAAAAACGTACAGAGTATGCTGAAGCTGGGACGCGCCCAGGGAGTTGCCATGGCGGCCAGTCTTTACAGAAATATCCCTATTACAGAATATTCCCCCAAAAAAATCAAAATGGCCATTACCGGAAACGGAAATGCGAGCAAGGAACAGGTAGCGGGAATGCTACAGAATCTTCTCAAGTTAAAAGAATTTCCTACCAAATATTTAGATGCTTCTGACGGACTTGCGGTTGCAGTATGTCATCATTTCAATTCCGGAACCATTACGGATACCAAATCGTATTCCGGATGGGAAAGTTTTTTAAAGCAGAATCCGGACAGATTGAAGTAATTCTTACTTTTTTTACAAATCTTCAAAAAGAAAATTTAAAACTCTAAAAAACAGCATTTTACATAAATACACATAATTACTTGGTAAAACATAATACTATCTTTTACATTGGTATGATTTTTAGTACTACCTTTGTATAAATTTTCAGGTATGAAAACAAACCAACAAACTATAAATCAAGGGACTCATAAAATAAACTGGTTCCAAAAATTTCTGATGGTATGTTCAGGCGGGAACATCCATATCTTAAGAAAGACTCCAAGTGAATGGAATAAATTTTCCGGAATTGGAGGGATTGTACTTTTTACTGCAGTGTTCGCCACATTATCTGCAGGTTATGCTATGTATACAGTATTTGATAATATTTGGGCGGCTGTAGGATTTGGAATTCTTTGGGGATT belongs to Chryseobacterium gleum and includes:
- the ruvC gene encoding crossover junction endodeoxyribonuclease RuvC; translation: MISEKIILGIDPGTTVMGFGIISVKKGKMELVSIHELILKKYPNHETKLKYIFERTLSLIDEFHPDEVALEAPFYGKNVQSMLKLGRAQGVAMAASLYRNIPITEYSPKKIKMAITGNGNASKEQVAGMLQNLLKLKEFPTKYLDASDGLAVAVCHHFNSGTITDTKSYSGWESFLKQNPDRLK